A window of the Deltaproteobacteria bacterium genome harbors these coding sequences:
- a CDS encoding DUF2950 domain-containing protein, giving the protein MRRTTGIGIGLFFLSALATTIPTSAWAVAQRRFESAEAAASALVEAAKIGDGKQLDPLFGPGAQQVLPSGDPVADREAREHFVERAAERTHLERVGDDFAVLSVGNDDWPFPIPLVKESAGWRFDTEAGKTEILNRRIGRNELFTIQVCQEYVSAQRDYAARMRATGGGYEYAQRLRSTPGKRDGLYWETGEGDAESPIGPLFADASREGYRPGMNATPQPFHGYVYKELHAAGPHAPGGARSYIREGRMTRGFALLAYPVKYGSSGVMTFIVNEQGIPFEQDLGPKTAEIASKITAYDPDDSWDPTE; this is encoded by the coding sequence TCGGCTTGGGCGGTGGCGCAGCGCAGGTTCGAGAGCGCGGAGGCGGCGGCCTCCGCTCTCGTCGAGGCGGCGAAGATCGGTGACGGCAAACAGCTCGACCCGCTCTTCGGGCCGGGCGCGCAGCAGGTGCTGCCCTCGGGCGATCCCGTCGCGGATCGCGAAGCCCGCGAGCACTTCGTCGAGCGCGCGGCCGAGCGCACGCACCTCGAGCGCGTCGGCGACGACTTCGCCGTCTTGAGCGTCGGCAACGACGACTGGCCGTTCCCGATCCCGCTCGTGAAGGAGTCGGCCGGCTGGCGCTTCGATACCGAGGCCGGGAAGACGGAGATCTTGAACCGGCGGATCGGGAGGAACGAGCTCTTTACGATCCAGGTCTGTCAGGAGTACGTGTCGGCGCAGCGCGACTATGCGGCCCGCATGCGCGCGACCGGGGGCGGTTACGAGTACGCCCAGCGGCTCCGCAGCACGCCCGGCAAACGCGACGGCCTCTACTGGGAGACCGGGGAGGGCGACGCCGAAAGCCCGATCGGTCCGCTCTTCGCCGACGCGAGCCGCGAGGGCTACCGGCCCGGCATGAACGCCACGCCCCAGCCGTTCCACGGCTACGTCTACAAGGAGCTGCACGCGGCGGGTCCGCATGCCCCCGGGGGTGCCCGCAGCTATATAAGGGAAGGAAGGATGACGCGCGGTTTCGCGCTCCTCGCCTATCCGGTGAAGTACGGCTCGAGCGGCGTCATGACGTTCATCGTGAACGAGCAGGGCATTCCGTTCGAGCAAGACCTCGGTCCCAAGACGGCGGAGATCGCCTCCAAGATCACGGCGTACGATCCCGACGATTCGTGGGACCCGACCGAGTGA